CTATTTTGGGTTATATCCTTTTCACGTAAACACCAAGTTGGTCATTAAAAATTAGAACATATATGATATTTCATTCTTTATAATTTCACAAGAGTAAcaactgttgttattttatttttatttcagacagcattatcaatattttttcaagaagTGGCAATTCCCGCTGGTGCTAATGGTATTGCTGCACCACATTATCGTCAGGTACTGTGTGACTTATTCATAAATTCAACAAGCTGGCTCTTGGTTACACACAGACATGTCCTGGGAGACTTACTTAATACatcaaaaacaatatattattgGATGCTTATGTTTATCAATATGGTTTCCAGAGTTGTTGCTAATTGTTTCATATGCATCATTGAAAATTCCATTTTGACTTGAGTTTCTTGTGgtgaataagtataaaaaaaatgtaaatatgtatttcagcAATTGATGACACCCTGCAATACTCCAGCCACACCTCCAAACTTCCCTGATGCACTAGCGGCATTCTCACGACTGTCGACGACGGGCAGCCCCAACAACGCGGGCGGTGGAGGGTGCGCGGTGCAGCTGCGCCCCTGTGTCCCCGCTCGCCACACACCCACCGCCCCTCCAGTGCCACATGTGCAGATGAACATGTTCCCTGGCACTCCAAACCCTCAGACAAATTATTCTTCAATCTCCTGCTCAACTgccgtaagtatttttaaaatctcaTCAGACCCTGGGTGATCAGCCAGTGatgattttgttaataaatgcaGTCTAAACTCCATGTAACGTCACTTGGATTTAACAGCAAAGTCCCTAAAGTGTCCAAATCAATTggctttattattgtatttttttatttcacattttgCTTTAGTTAATTTAGCTTGTTTTCCATACACTCTCCTCCATTTAATACCAACTTTTTATAATGCTATAAAATGCAGTCCCTTCTTTGtcattatatatatttaatttactatacTTACTGTTCTATCCCCTGGTGTACTATAAAAAATCTGGCAATAAGCCTTACATGTATGAGTATGAGTAAATACAGTATAGTATTTGAACAGGGGTGTAAAAGCTTTAAGAAGCTCAAAGTAAGGTAAACATCAAAGGCTGCTAATCACTGAATGACTTGATTCATATAATTTTGGTGCAGTaatatgcaaatatatttttcccaAATGGTCCATGGTATAACACGCAGTAAAAGTAATTCCTAGTTACCAGAGCTATCATTTGAAACAAATTTCATGACTGGGTGCTGATAGCCCAGGAACACCCATTCTCTTTTCTGGCTTGTGTTAGTCCAGTCATAAAAGGACCTTAATGATGAATAAACTTATTATTCTTTCAGATGTGCAGCGAAAACATGCCAAGATAAATTGGATGGTGTTAGTTTAGGAGcatctataatttatttttctaatggTGCGCAATGTGAGCT
Above is a window of Helicoverpa armigera isolate CAAS_96S chromosome 11, ASM3070526v1, whole genome shotgun sequence DNA encoding:
- the LOC135117473 gene encoding UBA-like domain-containing protein 1, producing MDSTLREQVMINQFVLAAGCAQEQAKQLLQAAHWQFETALSIFFQEVAIPAGANGIAAPHYRQQLMTPCNTPATPPNFPDALAAFSRLSTTGSPNNAGGGGCAVQLRPCVPARHTPTAPPVPHVQMNMFPGTPNPQTNYSSISCSTAMCSENMPR